Proteins from one Candidatus Fusobacterium pullicola genomic window:
- a CDS encoding autotransporter outer membrane beta-barrel domain-containing protein — MKGNVEKSIKRWLKNKVKVTLGLIVSFLITGNIGYAEVNLTPDENNNIEIKEESTKEIVGLEITKDNNIENINNFEIKVDSAKGEKGLNGEAKGIGVTNAKFTVNAEGKISIVAINNSDENSDKNITNTAYGISMGIENKNSSSEIELKAKENIKIEADSGIATAYAIFANSSGTNPKKIYLESENNDIFLKTNAKNTERDLAAIISADAGSCEIDIDLIAKNGNVTLYGESQTGLIVGVKTSVVTGGDKTSNVSLEGKDIVIETKSKEKTFVLENDSKDSSINLNGENITLKGTSSDETYADYTSTLYNANGVVNIAGGGEVNLESTSNKIGSYGVFAFDARDTNIKGKIVDIISTSNNSSAIGVYADSITKDSFVTVDTVEDLNIKAQGNLYSASLFNSARKKDDETKISLNSSGNLNLSSKDTIASYGIYNNSSGGKATLSLNSKGELVANSLSNNGIAYGVYNYATGGNSKIDINVKENVDINTIGNSNSSIYGVLSFNGSGGSSEVDIKAKNIDIDSKNKTGNDYGLFLRDKAILKADNNIIVNSASENGNTYGIVTGLTNKESVISGSNIEINSKSGFSFETLEKTEGKSSYGMYIEPSSILNLEAREKVNILAQTTGNNAYGLQALEKSDTKIKGDTLNITSIGKEIDGSNAGDIDTNVTVSKIFNTTQGIRLQDEATLDLTNVNNLNVTSSDIAVTVKDTNLKFDGVSKFVGNSYLIENYKDNNLLVRPVLQAINDGNITLSGDTTVISRTGEDGSEDETKINNVGIYAQGDTNTAMVENITVNGKLTVISGNDVLTEKYDIENLEELRNLTAGDFKELISNTDITLMATSGGKINIDSNDNVFLIGDILSGKANSEVSVKGGNGNPDSMVVIGEVLAANGGKVNLDMSNGGYFVGRADDYFTINEGFKEAGFRNNKFDENIAEGGEISIKLGKNATWNAIGQSYVTNLEFKEGSGVVDLTHEGNALRIKNLAGEGTFNITLDSENKESGNMLYVYNVVDNIDDVQQNQKMRSAVALFANEEPATENKVITQTVNLTDSVLNLQPGEKLRFATLGDQATGKVEFVANEVKERGINNVSYNTENSAYDINDEENVVYNGDGTTATKPGNSIVNSADGFNATENWYLTRGIERINDAGKTIIEMSKANYASAVYLDNLNKRLGDMTFAEGKEGFWVRLRNDRVGEDGEYRLHNYMTQLGYDKPYPMEKGKGTEYRGIAFEISKGDMEYKNINGDANVDRQALWLYDTNMYNNGFYSDYVFRLGRMESEFDISGRETGAKVEGTYKNLFLGASAEYGYRYDLSEKTYLEPQVQLQYTYIDGTDYTTNQETKVELDEIHSVIGRAGARLGHDFYNKEGNKTATLYAKADINHEFLGDQRVKAKDKTGVIDKKYENDATWYDIGIGASKDVTPDFNVYMDVERQIGRTRDDQSWQFNLGFRYRFNDVKDLNPVVMLRDFTMKADNYFDFDKSELKPEGKKIVKEISNELTKENATGTLKIEGHTDSIGTNEYNQKLSERRAQFVENEFKQNITTDKIKYETRGYGEERPIADNATKEGRAKNRRVEINFGGTIEN; from the coding sequence ATGAAAGGTAATGTAGAAAAAAGTATAAAAAGATGGTTGAAAAATAAAGTAAAAGTAACATTAGGGTTAATAGTTTCATTTTTAATAACTGGAAATATAGGGTATGCTGAAGTAAATCTAACTCCAGATGAAAATAATAATATAGAAATAAAGGAAGAGTCAACCAAAGAAATAGTAGGATTAGAAATAACAAAAGATAACAATATAGAAAATATAAATAATTTTGAAATTAAAGTTGATTCCGCTAAGGGAGAAAAAGGATTAAATGGTGAAGCAAAAGGAATAGGTGTTACAAATGCAAAATTTACTGTTAATGCAGAAGGAAAAATTTCTATTGTAGCAATTAATAACTCAGATGAAAATAGTGATAAAAATATTACAAATACAGCTTATGGAATATCTATGGGAATTGAAAATAAAAATTCTTCTTCAGAAATAGAATTGAAAGCTAAAGAAAATATAAAAATAGAAGCAGATTCTGGAATAGCAACAGCATATGCAATTTTTGCCAATTCAAGTGGTACTAATCCTAAAAAAATATATTTAGAATCTGAAAATAATGATATTTTTTTAAAAACAAATGCAAAAAATACTGAGAGAGATTTAGCAGCTATAATAAGTGCTGATGCTGGAAGTTGTGAAATAGATATAGATTTAATAGCTAAAAATGGAAATGTAACATTATATGGAGAATCACAGACTGGATTAATTGTTGGAGTAAAAACATCAGTTGTTACAGGAGGAGATAAAACTTCAAATGTAAGCTTAGAAGGAAAAGATATAGTAATAGAAACTAAATCTAAAGAAAAAACTTTTGTACTTGAAAACGATAGTAAAGATAGTAGTATAAATTTAAACGGAGAAAATATAACTTTAAAGGGAACATCTAGTGATGAAACATATGCAGATTATACTTCTACCCTATACAATGCCAATGGTGTTGTAAATATAGCAGGAGGTGGAGAAGTTAATTTAGAGTCAACTTCGAATAAAATAGGTAGTTATGGAGTATTTGCATTTGATGCTAGAGATACTAATATCAAAGGAAAAATTGTTGATATAATTAGTACTTCAAATAACTCATCAGCAATTGGGGTATATGCAGATAGTATAACAAAAGATTCGTTTGTAACAGTAGATACAGTGGAAGATCTAAATATAAAGGCTCAAGGAAATTTATATTCAGCTTCTTTATTTAATAGTGCAAGAAAAAAAGATGATGAAACAAAAATTTCATTAAACTCATCAGGAAATTTAAATTTAAGTTCAAAAGATACTATAGCATCATATGGAATATATAATAATTCTTCTGGTGGAAAAGCAACACTTTCATTAAACTCTAAAGGAGAATTAGTAGCTAATTCATTATCAAATAATGGAATAGCATATGGAGTTTATAACTATGCCACAGGTGGTAATTCAAAAATAGATATCAATGTCAAAGAAAATGTTGATATAAATACTATTGGGAATAGTAATAGTAGTATATATGGAGTACTTTCTTTTAACGGAAGTGGAGGTTCAAGTGAAGTAGATATAAAAGCTAAAAATATAGATATCGATTCTAAAAATAAAACTGGTAATGATTATGGTCTTTTTTTAAGAGATAAAGCTATTTTAAAAGCAGATAATAATATTATTGTTAATTCAGCATCAGAAAACGGAAATACATATGGAATAGTAACAGGATTGACTAATAAAGAATCAGTTATATCAGGAAGTAATATTGAAATAAATAGTAAATCTGGCTTCTCTTTTGAAACTTTAGAAAAAACAGAAGGAAAGTCATCATATGGTATGTATATAGAACCAAGCAGTATTTTAAACCTTGAAGCTAGAGAAAAAGTTAATATTTTAGCACAAACAACAGGAAATAATGCATATGGTCTTCAAGCCTTAGAAAAAAGTGATACTAAAATTAAGGGAGATACTTTGAATATTACATCTATAGGTAAAGAAATAGATGGAAGTAATGCAGGAGATATAGATACAAATGTAACAGTAAGTAAAATATTTAATACCACCCAAGGAATTAGATTACAAGATGAGGCAACACTTGATTTAACGAATGTCAATAACTTAAATGTAACTTCAAGTGACATAGCAGTAACAGTAAAAGATACTAATTTAAAATTTGATGGAGTTAGTAAATTTGTAGGAAATAGTTATTTAATTGAAAATTATAAAGATAATAATTTATTAGTAAGACCAGTACTTCAAGCAATAAATGATGGTAATATTACATTATCTGGAGATACAACTGTAATAAGTAGAACAGGGGAAGATGGTTCAGAGGATGAGACTAAAATAAATAACGTAGGTATCTATGCTCAAGGAGATACTAATACTGCGATGGTAGAAAATATTACTGTCAATGGAAAATTAACAGTAATATCAGGAAATGATGTATTAACAGAAAAATATGATATAGAAAATTTAGAAGAATTAAGAAATCTTACAGCAGGGGATTTTAAAGAGTTAATATCAAATACAGATATAACGCTAATGGCAACATCTGGAGGAAAAATAAATATTGATTCAAATGATAATGTATTCTTAATAGGAGATATACTTTCAGGTAAAGCAAATTCAGAGGTATCAGTAAAAGGTGGAAATGGAAATCCAGATTCAATGGTAGTAATAGGAGAAGTATTAGCAGCAAATGGTGGAAAAGTAAATCTAGATATGTCTAATGGAGGATATTTTGTAGGAAGAGCTGATGACTACTTTACTATAAACGAAGGATTTAAAGAAGCAGGATTCCGTAATAATAAATTTGATGAAAATATAGCAGAAGGTGGAGAAATAAGTATAAAACTTGGAAAAAATGCAACATGGAATGCTATAGGACAAAGCTATGTAACAAATCTTGAATTTAAAGAAGGTAGTGGAGTAGTAGACTTAACACATGAAGGAAATGCATTGAGAATAAAAAATCTAGCAGGAGAAGGAACATTTAATATAACTCTAGATTCAGAAAATAAAGAATCAGGAAATATGCTATATGTATACAATGTAGTTGATAATATAGATGATGTTCAACAAAATCAAAAAATGAGATCAGCAGTAGCTCTATTTGCAAATGAAGAGCCAGCTACTGAAAATAAAGTGATAACTCAAACAGTCAACTTAACAGACAGTGTATTAAATTTACAACCTGGAGAAAAATTACGTTTTGCAACATTAGGAGACCAAGCGACAGGAAAAGTTGAATTTGTGGCAAATGAAGTAAAAGAAAGAGGTATAAATAACGTAAGTTATAATACAGAAAACTCAGCTTATGATATAAATGATGAAGAAAATGTTGTATATAATGGGGATGGAACAACAGCAACTAAACCAGGAAATAGTATAGTAAATAGTGCAGATGGATTTAATGCAACAGAAAACTGGTACCTAACAAGAGGAATAGAAAGAATAAATGATGCAGGAAAAACTATCATAGAGATGTCAAAAGCAAACTATGCAAGTGCAGTGTACCTAGATAATTTAAACAAACGTTTAGGAGATATGACATTTGCAGAAGGAAAAGAAGGATTCTGGGTAAGATTAAGAAACGATAGAGTAGGAGAAGATGGAGAATATAGATTACACAACTATATGACACAATTAGGATATGATAAACCATATCCAATGGAAAAAGGAAAAGGAACAGAATACAGAGGAATAGCATTTGAAATCTCAAAAGGGGATATGGAATATAAAAATATAAATGGAGATGCAAATGTAGATCGTCAAGCATTATGGCTATATGATACAAATATGTATAATAATGGATTCTATAGTGACTATGTATTTAGATTAGGAAGAATGGAAAGTGAGTTTGATATCTCAGGAAGAGAAACAGGAGCAAAAGTAGAAGGAACATACAAAAATCTATTCTTAGGAGCAAGTGCAGAGTATGGATATAGATATGACCTAAGCGAAAAAACATACTTAGAACCACAAGTACAACTACAATACACATATATAGATGGAACAGATTATACAACAAATCAAGAAACAAAAGTAGAATTAGATGAAATTCATAGTGTAATAGGACGTGCAGGAGCAAGATTAGGACATGACTTCTATAATAAAGAAGGAAATAAAACAGCTACATTATATGCAAAAGCAGATATAAACCATGAATTTTTAGGGGATCAAAGAGTAAAAGCAAAAGATAAAACAGGGGTAATAGATAAAAAATATGAAAACGATGCAACATGGTACGATATAGGAATAGGAGCATCAAAAGATGTAACACCAGACTTTAACGTATATATGGATGTAGAAAGACAAATAGGAAGAACAAGAGATGACCAAAGCTGGCAATTTAACTTAGGATTTAGATACAGATTTAATGATGTAAAAGATTTAAATCCAGTTGTGATGTTGAGAGACTTTACTATGAAAGCAGATAACTATTTTGATTTTGATAAGTCAGAATTAAAACCTGAAGGAAAAAAAATAGTAAAAGAGATTTCAAATGAATTAACAAAAGAAAATGCTACAGGAACATTAAAAATAGAAGGACATACAGATTCAATAGGAACAAATGAATATAACCAAAAATTATCAGAAAGAAGAGCTCAATTTGTTGAAAATGAATTTAAACAAAATATAACAACAGATAAAATTAAATATGAAACAAGAGGTTATGGAGAAGAAAGACCAATAGCAGACAATGCTACTAAAGAGGGAAGAGCAAAAAATAGAAGAGTTGAAATCAACTTTGGAGGAACAATAGAGAATTAG
- a CDS encoding basic amino acid ABC transporter substrate-binding protein: MKKVILLLMLVLSSLSFSAKKLYVGTNAEFMPYEYLENGKMVGFDIELMDAIGKELGYEIVWSNMGFDGLLPALQMKKIDAVIAGMSQTPERQKAVTFSMPYMLVSSDEHFVIVNENSPLVKKEELKGKKVGVQIGTIQKEFAKELGATPQLYNSWTGALMDLQNNKIDAVIIADVTGEEYLKSMSGLKKVDVVIDTQPGASIALRKGETKLAEQINQAILKLDNDGTYLQILQKYFPDKVEKYKSLKENK, from the coding sequence ATGAAAAAAGTTATCTTATTATTAATGTTGGTTTTATCTTCACTATCATTTTCTGCTAAAAAACTGTATGTAGGTACAAATGCTGAATTTATGCCTTACGAATATCTTGAAAATGGAAAAATGGTAGGATTTGATATCGAGCTTATGGACGCCATTGGAAAAGAATTAGGTTATGAAATCGTATGGAGCAATATGGGATTTGATGGACTACTTCCAGCTCTTCAAATGAAAAAAATTGATGCTGTTATTGCTGGTATGTCACAAACTCCAGAAAGACAAAAAGCTGTTACTTTCTCTATGCCTTATATGTTAGTCTCTTCTGATGAACATTTTGTTATTGTAAATGAAAATAGTCCTCTAGTTAAAAAAGAAGAGTTAAAGGGTAAAAAAGTAGGAGTTCAAATAGGAACTATTCAAAAAGAGTTTGCAAAAGAACTTGGAGCTACTCCTCAACTATACAACTCTTGGACTGGAGCATTAATGGATTTACAAAATAATAAGATTGATGCTGTTATCATTGCAGACGTAACTGGAGAGGAATATTTAAAATCTATGAGTGGTCTTAAAAAAGTTGATGTTGTAATCGATACTCAACCTGGAGCTTCTATTGCTCTTAGAAAAGGAGAAACTAAATTAGCTGAACAAATTAATCAAGCTATTTTAAAACTTGATAACGATGGTACTTATCTTCAAATTTTACAAAAATATTTTCCAGATAAAGTTGAAAAATATAAATCTTTAAAAGAAAATAAATAA
- a CDS encoding M20 family metallopeptidase, with translation MEQLKEKLSKIFDNYLEEFKEANEYIYNNPELGHKEFKACSTLTQLLKKHGFETSDNFADIPTAFIGRYKSGNGGVKVAILAEYDALPGIGHGCGHNIFGVTSVATGILLKEVIGDIAGEILVIGTPAEETCGAKVDMAKAGIFNDIDIAMAVHPTGEAHTRSGKSQAMEAIQFTFKGKTAHAAGSPHEGINALDGVLMLFNSINALRQQTVETARIHGIISNGGKAANIIPDLAVANFYVRAETLSYLKELVERVKNCARGAAIATGTTLEMENYETSFANLVTNKKLSETYEKNLKLQGVTKIVDKKGFGSTDMGDVSHCCPTIHPSFPLTTNHLTGHSVEFACATIQPEAYKGMKEAAIAMALTAIDVFTNPQLLKEIKEEFQNCSK, from the coding sequence ATGGAACAATTAAAAGAAAAACTTTCAAAGATCTTTGATAATTATCTTGAGGAGTTTAAAGAAGCAAATGAGTATATCTACAATAACCCTGAACTTGGACACAAGGAGTTTAAAGCTTGTAGTACACTTACTCAACTTTTAAAAAAACATGGATTTGAGACTTCTGATAATTTTGCTGATATTCCTACAGCTTTTATAGGAAGATATAAATCTGGAAATGGAGGAGTTAAAGTAGCTATCCTTGCTGAGTATGATGCTCTTCCTGGAATAGGACATGGTTGTGGACACAATATTTTTGGTGTAACTAGTGTTGCAACTGGAATACTTTTAAAAGAAGTTATAGGAGATATAGCTGGTGAAATATTGGTAATTGGTACACCTGCTGAAGAAACTTGTGGAGCTAAAGTTGATATGGCTAAAGCTGGAATCTTTAATGATATTGATATAGCTATGGCTGTTCATCCTACTGGAGAGGCTCATACTAGAAGTGGAAAATCTCAAGCTATGGAAGCTATTCAATTTACATTTAAAGGTAAAACAGCCCATGCTGCCGGTTCTCCACATGAGGGAATCAATGCTCTTGATGGAGTACTTATGTTATTTAATTCTATCAATGCACTAAGACAACAAACAGTAGAAACTGCTAGAATTCATGGAATCATTAGTAATGGTGGAAAAGCTGCTAATATTATTCCAGATTTAGCTGTTGCTAATTTCTATGTAAGAGCTGAAACTTTATCTTATTTAAAGGAATTGGTTGAAAGAGTTAAAAACTGTGCCAGAGGAGCTGCTATTGCTACTGGTACTACACTTGAGATGGAAAACTACGAGACTAGTTTTGCTAACCTTGTTACAAATAAAAAATTGTCTGAAACTTATGAGAAAAACTTAAAACTTCAAGGGGTTACAAAGATTGTAGATAAAAAGGGATTTGGTTCAACTGATATGGGTGATGTAAGCCATTGTTGTCCTACTATACATCCATCATTCCCACTTACTACAAACCATCTAACTGGTCACAGTGTAGAATTTGCTTGTGCTACTATTCAACCTGAAGCCTATAAAGGAATGAAAGAAGCTGCTATTGCTATGGCTCTTACAGCTATAGATGTATTTACTAATCCTCAACTTTTAAAAGAGATTAAAGAGGAATTTCAAAATTGTTCTAAATAA
- the pstB gene encoding phosphate ABC transporter ATP-binding protein gives MNSNDTRILVKDFNFYYGDFKALKDINMEIKKNKVTALIGPSGCGKSTFLRSINRMNDLIPNVKYEGNIIFDGKNIFDKDYDIVELRKKIGMVFQKPNPFPKSIYENLVYAPKLHGEKDKDKLDEIVETSLKSVALWDEVKDKLHKSSLGLSGGQQQRLCIARAISINPEILLMDEPTSALDPISTSKIEELIRQLEEKYSIIIVTHNMQQASRISEYTGFFYQGVLEEFDKTELIFTTPHKKKTEDYITGKFG, from the coding sequence ATGAATTCTAATGATACAAGAATTTTAGTAAAAGATTTTAACTTTTACTATGGTGATTTTAAAGCATTAAAAGATATTAATATGGAAATAAAAAAGAATAAAGTTACTGCTCTAATAGGGCCTTCTGGTTGTGGAAAATCTACATTTTTAAGATCTATCAACAGAATGAACGACTTAATTCCTAATGTTAAATATGAAGGAAACATCATCTTTGATGGTAAAAATATCTTCGATAAAGACTATGATATTGTTGAACTTAGAAAAAAAATAGGAATGGTTTTCCAAAAACCAAATCCATTCCCTAAGAGTATCTATGAAAATCTTGTTTATGCTCCTAAATTACATGGGGAAAAAGATAAAGATAAATTAGATGAAATAGTTGAAACTTCTCTAAAATCAGTTGCTCTTTGGGACGAGGTTAAAGATAAACTTCATAAATCATCACTTGGACTTTCTGGAGGTCAACAACAAAGATTATGTATAGCAAGAGCTATCTCTATCAATCCAGAAATTCTTCTAATGGATGAGCCTACATCTGCTCTTGACCCTATATCTACATCAAAAATAGAGGAGCTAATAAGACAACTTGAAGAAAAATATAGTATTATCATCGTTACACATAATATGCAACAAGCTTCAAGAATTTCTGAATACACTGGATTTTTCTATCAAGGAGTATTAGAAGAGTTCGATAAGACTGAGCTTATATTTACAACACCACACAAGAAAAAAACAGAAGACTATATAACAGGAAAATTTGGATAG
- the pstA gene encoding phosphate ABC transporter permease PstA produces MLIIKKSKATVLELIIKLMTLLTIIPVFLIIGYIFYTGIPSISWSFLTEMPSNGMRAGGIFPAIVGTLWLTLGTIIVSVPFGILTGVYLVEYAKDNMLTRIINLTIINLAGIPSIIYGLFGMALFVIFLGFDVSILSGSLTLGIMCLPVIITATRESLLAIPKHLREASLALGATKWETTTKVILPAAMPGILTGVILSISRAAGETAPIMFTAVAFYLPFLPISYWDQVMALPYHLYVISTQVPNMPASFISGTLFVLVLITLSFNLFGAFVRQRFNSKNK; encoded by the coding sequence ATGCTTATTATAAAAAAATCTAAAGCCACTGTGCTTGAATTAATAATAAAATTAATGACACTACTTACTATAATTCCTGTATTTTTAATAATAGGATATATCTTCTACACTGGTATTCCATCAATATCTTGGAGTTTCCTAACTGAGATGCCTTCTAATGGAATGAGAGCTGGAGGAATCTTTCCAGCAATAGTAGGAACTCTTTGGTTAACACTTGGAACAATTATTGTATCTGTTCCATTTGGTATCTTGACAGGAGTATACTTAGTGGAGTATGCTAAAGATAATATGTTGACTAGAATTATAAATCTTACAATTATAAATCTAGCTGGTATTCCAAGTATAATCTACGGTTTATTTGGTATGGCACTATTTGTAATTTTCTTAGGTTTTGATGTTTCGATTCTTTCAGGTTCATTAACATTAGGAATAATGTGTTTACCTGTTATTATAACAGCTACTAGAGAGTCTCTACTTGCTATTCCTAAGCATCTAAGAGAAGCTTCACTTGCTCTTGGAGCTACAAAATGGGAAACTACAACTAAGGTAATTCTTCCTGCAGCTATGCCTGGAATTTTAACAGGAGTTATCTTAAGTATATCAAGAGCAGCAGGAGAAACAGCTCCAATTATGTTTACAGCTGTAGCTTTCTACCTGCCTTTCTTACCAATATCATATTGGGATCAAGTTATGGCTCTACCATATCACCTATATGTTATATCTACACAAGTACCTAATATGCCTGCTTCTTTTATAAGTGGAACACTATTTGTTCTTGTTTTAATAACACTTAGCTTTAACCTATTTGGAGCTTTTGTTAGACAAAGGTTTAATTCGAAAAATAAATAA
- the pstC gene encoding phosphate ABC transporter permease subunit PstC: MQGIRRIKDNAMKHVLFGVGVSNILIIFLIFLFIVVNGLKFFSSYPILDFFFGKKWISLSELYGLLPLLVGSFWVTIVALVIAVPIGIFTAIYIAEYASPKIRTILKVVIETMSAIPSVVLGVIGLYVLSGPIKELFNLPSGLTALTGGIMLAFMALPTIISIADDSLKALDKSYKEASLALGANKVETIFNILLPAAFPGIFAGIMLGFGRIIGETLTVLMITGNSPILATTPLSAVRTLTATIAAEMGEVVQGSTHYYALFAIGIVLFIISFITNCIADRFIRKAREM; encoded by the coding sequence ATGCAAGGCATAAGAAGAATAAAAGATAATGCCATGAAACATGTTCTTTTCGGAGTTGGTGTTTCAAATATACTAATAATATTTCTAATTTTCTTATTTATAGTTGTTAATGGACTGAAGTTTTTCTCTTCATATCCAATTTTAGATTTCTTCTTTGGTAAAAAGTGGATATCTCTATCTGAGTTATATGGGCTTTTACCTCTTTTAGTTGGTTCTTTCTGGGTTACTATCGTAGCTTTAGTTATAGCCGTTCCAATTGGAATTTTTACAGCAATTTACATAGCTGAATATGCTTCACCTAAAATAAGAACAATTTTAAAAGTTGTTATTGAAACAATGTCAGCTATTCCATCTGTTGTTCTTGGAGTTATCGGGCTATATGTTTTATCTGGTCCTATTAAAGAGTTATTCAATCTTCCAAGTGGTCTAACAGCACTTACTGGTGGAATAATGCTTGCCTTCATGGCTCTTCCTACAATAATCAGTATAGCTGATGACTCTTTAAAGGCTCTTGATAAATCTTATAAAGAAGCTTCACTTGCCCTTGGAGCAAACAAAGTTGAAACAATATTTAATATTCTTCTTCCAGCAGCTTTCCCAGGAATATTTGCTGGTATCATGTTAGGATTTGGAAGAATTATCGGAGAAACACTTACTGTACTTATGATAACAGGTAACTCACCAATTTTAGCTACAACACCTCTTTCGGCAGTAAGAACATTAACAGCTACTATAGCTGCTGAGATGGGAGAAGTTGTACAAGGAAGTACACACTACTATGCTCTATTTGCTATTGGAATTGTTCTTTTCATAATAAGTTTCATAACTAACTGTATCGCTGATAGATTTATAAGAAAAGCAAGAGAGATGTAA
- a CDS encoding phosphate ABC transporter substrate-binding protein, whose translation MNIFKKGLLGMLVVTGLLLSANTAEARSKVIQVKGSDTILNVSQSIAENFMKENRKARIAVTGGGSGVGISALINGTTDIAMASRNIKSKELEQAKAKGLDVKEVVLGFDGITIITNHSNPVKDIDDITLGKIFRGEITNWKELGGDDAPIVVLSRDSSSGTHEFFKEHIIRENNTKKDLEYGPKTLYMPSNEAIKQEIKSNKYAIGYIGMGYMDDSVEAIKVDGVEASVENVANKKYPIAREVYWYVDNKASDNVKNLVDYALSPKGQELVKEEGFVPVK comes from the coding sequence ATGAATATTTTTAAAAAAGGTTTATTAGGAATGTTAGTTGTAACAGGATTATTATTAAGTGCAAATACAGCGGAAGCTAGATCAAAGGTTATCCAAGTTAAAGGATCAGATACTATATTAAATGTGTCTCAATCAATAGCTGAAAACTTTATGAAAGAGAATAGAAAAGCAAGAATAGCTGTTACAGGTGGAGGTTCAGGAGTAGGAATTTCAGCTCTTATCAATGGAACAACAGATATAGCTATGGCTTCAAGAAATATAAAATCTAAAGAGTTAGAGCAAGCAAAAGCAAAAGGATTAGATGTAAAAGAAGTAGTATTAGGATTTGATGGAATAACAATAATAACAAACCACTCAAATCCGGTAAAAGATATTGATGATATAACATTAGGAAAAATATTTAGAGGAGAGATTACTAACTGGAAAGAGTTAGGAGGAGACGATGCTCCAATCGTTGTACTATCAAGAGATTCATCATCAGGAACACACGAATTCTTTAAAGAGCATATAATCAGAGAAAATAATACTAAAAAAGATTTAGAATATGGACCAAAAACTTTATATATGCCATCTAATGAAGCTATAAAACAAGAGATAAAATCAAATAAATATGCAATTGGATATATTGGAATGGGATATATGGATGATTCAGTAGAAGCTATAAAAGTGGATGGAGTAGAAGCGAGTGTAGAGAATGTAGCAAATAAAAAATATCCAATAGCTAGAGAAGTATATTGGTATGTAGATAATAAAGCATCAGACAATGTAAAAAATCTTGTAGATTATGCACTTTCTCCAAAAGGGCAAGAATTAGTTAAAGAGGAAGGGTTTGTTCCTGTTAAATAA
- a CDS encoding response regulator transcription factor codes for MKVLVVEDDKEIQELIAYFLTKEGYEVDQADDGLDGLRLLKEKQHNLVVLDLMLPNLDGKNFTKIVKGISSEYGNPAIIMLTAKTEIEDVLEGLEIGADDYMKKPFDPRELVLRVKRFFKEEKKEEEDNRKYEFLDLVIEDDKHRVLYNKEEIELSKKEYDLLLMLVLNKNLVITREKILDKIWKSNYYTGDRTVDVYISKLRDKLPEISEYIKTIKGVGYKLEEKR; via the coding sequence ATGAAAGTATTAGTAGTAGAGGATGATAAAGAGATACAGGAATTAATAGCATATTTTTTAACAAAAGAGGGGTATGAAGTTGATCAAGCAGATGATGGACTAGATGGGCTTAGACTTCTAAAAGAGAAACAACATAATTTGGTAGTTTTAGATTTAATGTTACCTAATTTGGATGGAAAGAATTTTACCAAGATAGTAAAAGGGATATCTTCAGAGTATGGAAATCCAGCTATAATAATGTTAACTGCCAAAACAGAGATAGAAGATGTTTTAGAAGGATTAGAAATAGGGGCTGATGACTATATGAAGAAACCTTTCGATCCAAGAGAGTTAGTATTGAGAGTAAAAAGGTTTTTTAAAGAAGAGAAAAAAGAGGAAGAGGATAATAGAAAATATGAGTTTCTTGATTTAGTAATAGAGGATGACAAGCATAGAGTGCTTTATAATAAAGAGGAAATAGAGCTTTCTAAAAAAGAGTATGACCTATTACTTATGTTAGTATTAAATAAAAATTTAGTTATAACTAGAGAGAAAATATTAGATAAGATTTGGAAAAGTAATTATTATACTGGGGATAGAACAGTTGATGTTTATATATCAAAATTAAGAGATAAACTTCCAGAGATAAGCGAATATATAAAGACAATAAAAGGAGTTGGATACAAATTAGAAGAAAAGAGATAG